A window of Cellulomonas wangleii genomic DNA:
CCTCCAGCCCTCGGCCGGTCCGCCGCGGCCGCCTGCCCCCCGCGGGTGCGGGTGGCTCCTCCCAGCGTGGACCGGACTGGCCGGGACCGCGCGGGACAGAGGTCCCCGTCACACCCCGGGTCAGCACCGTCGCACGCCCACCGGGCTAGTGTGGCGGGGTGACGATCGCACCCGAGGGACGCCGGATGCTCCGGGTGGAGGCACGCAACGCCGCCACCCCGATCGAGAAGAAGCCGGAGTGGATCCGCACCCGCGCGACGACGGGCCCGGAGTACAGCGAGCTCAAGGGCCTCGTCCGACGCGAGGGGCTGCACACCGTCTGCGAGGAGGCGGGCTGCCCCAACATCTTCGAGTGCTGGGAGGACCGCGAGGCGACGTTCCTCATCGGCGGCGACCAGTGCACCCGGCGGTGCGACTTCTGCCAGATCGACACGGGCAAGCCCCCCGACCTCGACACCGACGAGCCGCGCCGCGTCGCCGAGTCCGTGCAGGCCATGGGGCTGAAGTACTCGACGGTCACGGGCGTCGCGCGCGACGACCTGGCCGACGGCGGCGCGTGGCTGTACGCCGAGACCGTGCGCCAGATCCACGCGCTCAACCCCGGCACGGGCGTCGAGCTGCTGATCCCCGACTTCAACGCCACCCCCGAGCTCCTCGACGTCGTCAACGAGTCGCGCCCCGAGGTGCTGGCGCACAACCTCGAGACCGTGCCGCGGATCTTCAAGCAGATCCGCCCCGGGTTCCGCTACGAGCGGTCGCTGTCCGTGCTGACCCGCGCGCGGGAGGCCGGCCTGGTCACCAAGTCCAACCTCATCCTCGGCATGGGCGAGACGACCGAGGAGGTCGTCGACGCCCTGCAGGACCTGCACGACGCGGGCTGCGACCTCATCACCATCACCCAGTACCTGCGACCCTCGGTGCGCCACCACCCTGTGGCCCGGTGGGTGCGGCCCGAGGAGTTCGTCGAGCTCTCGCAGCAGGCGGAGCGCATCGGGTTCCTCGGGGTGATGTCCGGGCCGCTGGTGCGCTCGTCGTACCGCGCGGGCCGGCTGTGGGGGCAGGCGATGCGCCGCCGCGGCCGCGAGATCCCGGCAGCGCTCGCGCACCTCGGTGAGGCCACGACCGCCC
This region includes:
- the lipA gene encoding lipoyl synthase: MTIAPEGRRMLRVEARNAATPIEKKPEWIRTRATTGPEYSELKGLVRREGLHTVCEEAGCPNIFECWEDREATFLIGGDQCTRRCDFCQIDTGKPPDLDTDEPRRVAESVQAMGLKYSTVTGVARDDLADGGAWLYAETVRQIHALNPGTGVELLIPDFNATPELLDVVNESRPEVLAHNLETVPRIFKQIRPGFRYERSLSVLTRAREAGLVTKSNLILGMGETTEEVVDALQDLHDAGCDLITITQYLRPSVRHHPVARWVRPEEFVELSQQAERIGFLGVMSGPLVRSSYRAGRLWGQAMRRRGREIPAALAHLGEATTARQEASALLARTPLV